A stretch of the Aegilops tauschii subsp. strangulata cultivar AL8/78 chromosome 4, Aet v6.0, whole genome shotgun sequence genome encodes the following:
- the LOC109773815 gene encoding uncharacterized protein At1g28695-like, with product ASARFVAVAAVCLLVVVGTYYVLWSPADADGQTEQRFFGMWRRRSAVRAYGGDDLEAALRGAADANRTLILSVLNKAYAEEDGLLDLFVRSLREGEGTAQLVSHVLLVAMDRPAYRRCVSLGGVRCYRLPAASRNGTQDLSSEQLYMSDGFIRMMWRRIRLLGDVLKHGYSFIFTDLDVMWLRNPFPSLKYRTGEEDLLISCDKFNGRPQDYLSNELNTGFFFVAAYNRTAALFDEWHAARGESAGMKEQDVLNRMKRRHTFRRLGVTVRVLDTARFSGFCQDSRDARQVATVHANCCRTMRAKIADLRAVLRAARRLNGTARLRWPPHSECAKSWR from the exons GCATCGGCCCGGTTCGTGGCAGTCGCCGCCGTCTGCCTCCTCGTCGTGGTCGGCACGTACTACGTGCTGTGGTCGCCGGCCGACGCCGACGGCCAGACGGAGCAGCGGTTCTTCGGCATGTGGCGTCGTCGATCAGCG GTGCGCGCCTACGGCGGCGATGATCTGGAGGCGGCGCTGCGCGGCGCGGCGGACGCGAACAGGACGCTGATCCTGAGCGTGCTGAACAAGGCGTACGCCGAGGAGGATGGCCTGCTCGACCTTTTCGTGCGGAGCCTGAGGGAAGGGGAGGGAACCGCGCAGCTCGTCAGCCACGTCCTCCTCGTGGCAATGGACCGGCCAGCATACCGCCGGTGCGTGAGCCTCGGCGGCGTCCGGTGTTATCGGCTCCCGGCGGCGTCGAGGAACGGCACCCAAGACTTGTCGTCGGAGCAACTCTACATGTCCGACGGGTTCATACGCATGATGTGGCGGCGCATTCGCCTCCTCGGCGACGTTCTCAAGCACGGCTACAGCTTCATATTCACG GATTTGGATGTGATGTGGCTGAGGAACCCCTTCCCGAGTCTCAAGTACCGCACCGGGGAGGAAGACCTCCTGATCAGCTGCGACAAGTTCAACGGACGGCCGCAGGACTACCTCAGCAACGAGCTCAACACCGGCTTCTTCTTCGTGGCCGCCTACAACCGGACGGCGGCGCTGTTCGACGAGTGGCACGCGGCCCGCGGCGAGTCGGCGGGCATGAAGGAGCAGGACGTGCTGAACCGGATGAAGCGGCGTCACACGTTCCGGCGGCTCGGCGTGACGGTGCGCGTGCTGGACACGGCGCGCTTCAGCGGGTTTTGCCAGGACAGCCGGGACGcccggcaggtggccaccgtgCACGCCAACTGCTGCCGGACGATGCGGGCCAAGATCGCTGACCTGAGGGCCGTCCTCAGGGCCGCTAGGCGACTCAACGGGACGGCACGGCTGAGGTGGCCGCCGCACTCGGAGTGCGCTAAATCGTGGAGATGA